The Mesoterricola silvestris sequence CCACGAATCCGGCAGCATCGTCATCGAGGTGGCCGACGACGGCGGAGGCCTGGACCGCGCGCGGATCCTGGCCAAGGCCGTGGAGCGGGGGCTGGTGGCCGCCGGGGCGGACCTCTCCGACAGCGAGGTGCACGCCCTGATCTTCGAGCCGGGGTTCTCCACGGCCGCGAGCGTGAGCAACCTCTCGGGCCGCGGCGTGGGCATGGACGTGGTGCGCCGGAACATCGACGAACTGCGGGGGACGGTGGAGATCGAGAGCTACGAGGGCTCGGGCACCACCATGCGCATCCGGCTCCCCCTGACCCTGGCCATCATCGACGGGTTCCGGGTGGAGGTGGCCGGCACCTGCTACGTCATCCCCCTGGACACCGTCATCGAATGCCTGGACCTGGGGCCCTTCCTGGAGTCCGAGGAGAACCACCTCATCAACCTCCGGGGCGAGGTGCTGCCCTTCCTCCGGCTCCGGGAGGTGTTCTCGGCCCCGGGGGACAGGCCCGCCAAGGAGCGGGTGGTGGTCATCCAGTACGGGGAGATCCGCGCCGGCATCGTCGTGGACAAGCTCCTGGGCGAATTCCAGACCGTCATCAAGCCGCTGGGGGAGCTCTTCCGGAACCTCAAGGGGGTGGGCGGCTCCACCATCCTCGGCACCGGCGAAGTGGCCCTGATCCTCGACGTGCCCCAACTCGTGCAGCTCGCCACCCGCAGGGGCCGGCAGACCCCCGTCCTTTCCTAGTTCAAGGGAGGTACCCCATGCAATGGTTCAAGCAGCTCCGTCTCGCCACCCAGCTCATCCTGGCCTTCGTCCTGGTCGCCCTCATCGCCGGAGGCGTGGGCGCCATCGGGATCCTCAACCTCGGCAAGCTCGCCGAAAGCGACCGCTTCATGTTCGATTCCGCCACCGCGCCCATGAAGAACCTGGACGCCATCAACGGGAACTTCCAGCTGGTGCGCAACTCCCTGAGCAAGACCATCGCCGCTCCCGACAAGGAGAAGCTCGCCATGGTGCTCACGGCCTACGAGAAGAACTGGAAGATCATGCAGGACGCCATGACCGCCTACGCCAAGCAGGCCACCACGGCGGAGGAGAAGGCCAACCTGGCCCGGCTCAAGGAACTCACCGTCACCTATGACCGGGAAGTGGCCCAGCCCATGATCCGCTTCCGGAACGAGAACAAGATCGCCGATTCCGTGGCCGTGTCCTACAGCGCCAACGTCGGCAAGATCACCAACGAGCTCAACGGCGTCATCGAGAAGATGATCCGCGAGAACGTGGAGGCGGCCGAGTCCATCGCCACCGCCAACGCCCAGACCGCGCGCTCGGCCTCCATCCAGATGACCGTGGCCATCGGGGTGGGCATGCTCCTGGCCGTGGGCCTGGGGCTCCTGGTGACCTCCCTCATCAAGCAGCAGGTGGGGGGCGAGCCCGGCTACGCGGCGTCCATCGTGCGCCAGGTGGCCGAAGGCAACCTCGCCCTGGAGGTGGTGACGGCCCAGGGCGACACCGGGAGCGTGATGGCCTCCATCAAGGTCATGGTGGAAAAGCTCTCCGACGTGGTGGGCCAGGTGCAGGAATCCTCCGATATGCTGGTGGGCGCCTCGGAGCAGCTGAGCTCCACGGCCCAGTCCCTGAGCCAGGGCGCTAGCGAACAGGCTGCCAGCGTCCAGGAGACCAGCGCCTCCATGGAGGAGATGAGCGCCTCCATCGCCCAGAACAACGAGAACGCCAAGGTCACCGGGGACCTGGCCTCCCGCACCGCCGTGGAGACCCTGGACGGCGGCAGGGCGGTGAAGGAGACTGTGGGGGCCATGAAGCAGATCGCCCAGAAGATCGCCATCATCGACGACATCGCATACCAGACGAACCTCCTGGCCCTCAACGCCGCCATCGAGGCGGGCCGGGCCGGGGAGCACGGCAAGGGCTTCGCCGTGGTGGCCGCGGAGGTGCGCAAGCTGGCCGAGCGCAGCCAGGTGGCGGCCGAAGAGATCAGCGGGCTGGCGTCGGGCAGCGTGGAACTGGCGGAACGGGCGGGCGCCCTGCTGGACACCATCGTCCCGTCCATCCAGAAGACCTCCGACCTGGTCATGGAGATCGCCGCCGCCTCCGCGGAACAGAATTCCGGAGTGGGCCAGATCAACGGCGCCATCGGCCAGATCAGCCAGGCCGTGGCCCAGAACGCCGCGGCCTCCGAGGAACTGGCCTCCACCTCCGAGGAGGTGAATGCCCAGGCGCAGGAGATGCAGAACACCGTCGCCTTCTTCCATCTGGCGGGCATGCGCTCCCAGGCCCGGAGGAAGCCCGCGCCCCAGCCCGCCGCCCGGGCCCCCCGGGCCCGGGGACCCGTCGCGGACGAACGTGAATTTTCCAGGTTCTGAGGGAAGGAGGCGCATATGGCGGAATCCATGCAGGTCAACAAGCGCACCCGGGCCGCGGTGGAGAGGGCCCAGGTGGAGAAGAAGGACCAGTTCCTGGCCTTCGTGCTGGGCGGGGAGCATTTCGCCATGGACATCCGGTCCATCAAGGAGGTGATCCAGTACGGGTCCCTCACGGAAGTGCCGCTCATGCCGGATTTCATCCGGGGGGTGATCAACCTGCGGGGCGCGGTGGTGCCGGTGATCGACCTGTCGGTGCGCTTCGGCCGCCCCGCCACCGAGGTGGCGCGGCGCACCTGCGTGGTGATCCTGGAGGTGGAGCAGGCCGGGGAGGTGGTGGAACTGGGCGTCATCGTGGACCACGTGAGCGAGGTCCTGGAGATCGGCGCCTCGGAGATCGAGCCGGCCCCGTCCTTCGGGAGCACCCTGCGCAGCGAGTTCCTGGCGGGGGTGGGCAAGGTGGGCGGGAAGTTCGTCATCCTCCTGGACGTCAACCACGTCCTTTCCATCGAAGAGATGGCGGCCCTGGGGGCCGGCGCCAGGACGGAAGCTTCGTGACCCTGCGCCCGACTCCGCCCGCATCGCCGCTGACGCCCGGCTCCCCGGCCATCTCCGACCAGGAGTTCGGCCGCATCCGGACCCTGGTCAAGCAGCTCACGGGCATCAACCTGTCGGACCAGAAGAAGGCCCTGGTGGTGGGCAGGCTGGGCAGCCGGCTCCGCCACCGGGGCCTGGCTTCCTTCGGGGCCTATTTCAAGATCCTCCAGGACCCCTCCGAGAAGGCCGAACTGCAGACGGCCATCGACCTGATGACCACCAACGAGACCTCCTTCTTCCGGGAGCCCGAGCACTTCCGCATCCTCGCCGACCACATCCGCGCCCTGCGCCCCGTGCCCTTCCCCTTCAAGGTGTGGAGCGCGGCCAGCTCCAGCGGGGAGGAGGCCTACACCATCGCCATGGTCCTTTCCGAGGTGCTGGGAACCGCCGACTGGCAGGTGCACGGCACCGACATCAGCACCCGCGTCCTGGAGCGGGCCCGGACCGGCCTCTACCCCATCGAGCGCAGCGCCGGCATCCCCAAGGACCTGCTCCACGCCCACTGCCTCAAGGGGGGCGGCAAGCAGGAAGGCATGTTCCTCATCGGCAAGCAGCTCCGGCAGCGGGTCACCTTCACCCAGGCCAACCT is a genomic window containing:
- a CDS encoding methyl-accepting chemotaxis protein — protein: MQWFKQLRLATQLILAFVLVALIAGGVGAIGILNLGKLAESDRFMFDSATAPMKNLDAINGNFQLVRNSLSKTIAAPDKEKLAMVLTAYEKNWKIMQDAMTAYAKQATTAEEKANLARLKELTVTYDREVAQPMIRFRNENKIADSVAVSYSANVGKITNELNGVIEKMIRENVEAAESIATANAQTARSASIQMTVAIGVGMLLAVGLGLLVTSLIKQQVGGEPGYAASIVRQVAEGNLALEVVTAQGDTGSVMASIKVMVEKLSDVVGQVQESSDMLVGASEQLSSTAQSLSQGASEQAASVQETSASMEEMSASIAQNNENAKVTGDLASRTAVETLDGGRAVKETVGAMKQIAQKIAIIDDIAYQTNLLALNAAIEAGRAGEHGKGFAVVAAEVRKLAERSQVAAEEISGLASGSVELAERAGALLDTIVPSIQKTSDLVMEIAAASAEQNSGVGQINGAIGQISQAVAQNAAASEELASTSEEVNAQAQEMQNTVAFFHLAGMRSQARRKPAPQPAARAPRARGPVADEREFSRF
- a CDS encoding chemotaxis protein CheW, producing MAESMQVNKRTRAAVERAQVEKKDQFLAFVLGGEHFAMDIRSIKEVIQYGSLTEVPLMPDFIRGVINLRGAVVPVIDLSVRFGRPATEVARRTCVVILEVEQAGEVVELGVIVDHVSEVLEIGASEIEPAPSFGSTLRSEFLAGVGKVGGKFVILLDVNHVLSIEEMAALGAGARTEAS
- a CDS encoding CheR family methyltransferase; translated protein: MTLRPTPPASPLTPGSPAISDQEFGRIRTLVKQLTGINLSDQKKALVVGRLGSRLRHRGLASFGAYFKILQDPSEKAELQTAIDLMTTNETSFFREPEHFRILADHIRALRPVPFPFKVWSAASSSGEEAYTIAMVLSEVLGTADWQVHGTDISTRVLERARTGLYPIERSAGIPKDLLHAHCLKGGGKQEGMFLIGKQLRQRVTFTQANLIQPLPRLGPFDVAFLRNVLIYFEPPQKKQVVDAVAAQIKPGGLLIVGHSESLTGLDHSLVPLRPTVYRVP